The following DNA comes from Planctomycetota bacterium.
AACGGCGCCGCCATGATGTACTACGCCAATGACATGAAGGGCTGGTACCCCCTCATCCCCCTCAGCGGCGCCGACAAGACCGCCTTCGAAGTGGGCAGCCCGCCCGGCAACCGCTACCTCACCGGCCAGCACCTCCGCGGCGGGCTCGCCGGCTTCTTCTCCCTCAACCAACTCGGCCAGCGCCTCGACGACGCCGGCACCACCCGGCAGTACCCCGGCACCACCATCCCCTTCTATCCCGGGGGCAGCCCCACCAACCCCAGCAACCCCGTCATGCGGGCGTACCTCGATTCCTACGCCGCGCTCTACTGCCCCGCCGACGCCGAGGACGCCTACTACGGACCCCTGTACCCCAGCACCAGCAACAACACCTACGCCGGGCGCCCCCGCGTCAGGCCGCAGATCGCCGCCTCCGAGACCGAGGTCTGCTCCGTCAACATCAGTTACCTCTACATCGCCGGCCTCCGCACCGATGAGCCCAAGGTCCTCGCCGTCGTCCCGCTCTTCGGCGATGAAACCAACGGGCCCGATATCTCCACCGACGCCTTCTGGGGCGGCGGCGGCACCGGCGGCCCCAACGCCGACCTCGTCGGAACCACCCCGGGTCGCTTCGCCAAGGTCGACAACCACGGCGTCGCCGGCGGGAACTACGCCTTCACCGACGGCAGCGCCAGCTTCGTGAAGGACGACATCCAGTCCGTCTTCTTCGAACGCCGCGACCCCTCCAACCCCAACGCCCCGCCCGTCGGCCCCCGCAGCATCAACGCGATGGACCCCTTCCGCAGCAGCCGGGTCTTCACAATCGACTGACCACGCCCCCAGGCCGACGCCGTCCCCGTCCGGGTGGTACGCTGTCGCCCCCTGCCCGCTCGGGCAGGCGCGTGAGAGCCCGACCCGTGCCCGAAGCCGCGGTTACCCCCACATCCCGACCGTCGCTCCTCCGCCGCCTCGTCGCGGCCCCGGAATCCGGCTTGGTGCTCGTCATCCTCCTGGTGATGATCACCCTCACCGTCTTCGGAGGCACCAAAGAGAAACGCATCCGCGACGCCGACACCGGCGAGTGGACCAAACTCACCGTCAACCGCTTCCTCGACTTTGAGAACCTCGTCCTCGTCGCCAAGGACGCCAGCTTCATCGCCATCATGGCCGTCGGCATGACCGCCGTCATCGTCATCGGCGGGATCGATCTCTCCGTCGGCTCGATGTACGCCCTGGCGGCGCTGCTCGGCGCGCTCGCGCTGCGCGCCCTCCAAGGACACTGGCTGGGCGTCCCGCCCGGGGGCGCAATCGTCTCCGCCGGCGGTGCCCCGCTCTGGGCCGCCCTCCCCATCGGCCTGGGCGTGTGCTGTCTCGTCGGCGCCGCGTGCGGCGCCGCCAACGGCGCGCTCGTCGTGGGCCTGCGCGTGCACCCGTTCATCATCACCCTGGGCACCATGGCCGCCCTCCGGGGCGTCGTGTTCGTCATCACCGGCGGGCTGTCGATCAGCGGCATGCCCGAGTCATTGAGCGCCGGGTTCTTCAAGTCCGAGGTCGCCGGCGTCTACCCCGTCCCCCTGCTCGTCATGCTCGCCACCGCCGTCGCCGGGCACCTGGTGCTCACCCGCCTCGTGCTCGGGCGGCACGCCTTCGGCATCGGCGGGAACGAGACCGCCGCCCGCTACGCGGGCATCCCGGTCGGTCGCGTCAAGATCATTGTGCACACGCTCTGCGGGCTGCTCGCGGGCCTCTCCGCCTGCGTCTACGTCGGCTACTACGCCGCCTTCGAGCCCAACGCCGGCAACGGCTACGAGCTCTCGGTCATCGCCGCGACCGTCATCGGCGGCGCCTCGCTCTCGGGCGGGCGCGGGTCGGCGCTGGGCGCCGTCCTGGGCGCCATCCTCATCCAACTCATCACCAACGCGATGATCATCCTCGACATCGACAGCAGTTACACGAGTATCGTGATGGGGGCGGCGATCGTCATCGCCGTCGTCATGGACCAGACCAAGGCCCGCTTGTCATCGAAACGCGCGTAGCACCCGCGACACAGGAGTCCCGCCGCATGACCACGCTCCCGACCATCCTGCGCCTCGCCACCTGCGGCGCGCTGGGCCTGCTCGCCGCCTTCACCGGCGCGTGCGAGAAGAAGTCCGAACCCGCCCCGGCCTCGCCGACGACCCCCGGCGCCAGCGCCGCCCCCGCCGCCAAGAAGACCATCACCATCGGCGTCATCGCCAAGAGCGAGAGCAACCCGGTCTTCCAGGCCGCCCGCACCGGCGCGCAAGACGCCGGACGCGAACTCTCGGAGGCCCTCGCCGCCGAGGGCGTCGAGGTCAAGATCGTCTGGCGCACGCCCGTCGCCGAAGACGCCGCCGTGCAGGCGCAGTACGTCGAGCAGCTCATCAGCCAGGGCGTCGACGGCATCGCCATCTCGTGCACGAACGCCGACCTGCTGACCCCGCCGATCGACCAGGCCGTCGGCAAGGGCGTCGTCGTCGTGACCTTTGATTCCGACGCGCCCGCCAGCAAGCGCCTCGCGTACTACGGCATCGACGACGTCGCCGCCGGCAAGGCCGTCATGGCCCAGCTCGCCAAGGCCGTCGGCGACAAGGGCGGACCCATCGCCATCCTCGGGGGCAACCAGACCGCCCCGAACCTGCAGGCCCGCATCCGGGGCGTCCGCGAGTCCCTCGACACGATGAAGGACAAGGGCTTCACGCTCAAGAACGTCTACTACCACAAGGAAACCGCCGTCGACGGCGCCGCCACCGTCCAGCAGGCCCAGACCGCCAACCCCGACATCGTCGGCTGGGCCATGGTCGGCGGGTGGCCCCTCTTCACCCAGAACGCGCTCGACGGCGTGGCCGACAAGGCCAAGGTCGTCTCCGTCGACACCCTCCCCGAACAGCTCGACTACGTCCGCAAGGGCGAGGTCCAGGCCCTCATCGGCCAGGATTGCTACGCCTGGGGGCACGAGTCCGTGAAGATCCTCGTCGACAAGATCCACCACAAGAAGGACCCCGCCGCCACCGTCATCCACTTCGACCTCGCCGTCGTCACCAAGGACAACGTCGAGCAATACGCCGGCCTCTGGGAGAAGTGGCTCGGCCGCAAGTAAAAGGCAGGTCCATGGACCCCCGCCCAGACCTCCTCGTCGCCGAGCACATCTCCAAACGCTTCGGCATCACGCAGGCACTCGACGACGTCACCGTCCGCTTCGCCCACGGCGAGGTCCACGCCCTCATGGGCGAGAACGGCGCGGGCAAGTCCACGCTCGGACGCATCATCGCCGGCCTCACCGTGCCCGACGCCGGACGCGTCGCCATCGACGGGCACGCCCTCCGCCCCGGCAGCTTCGCCGACGCCTTCCACGCGGGCGTCCGCATCGTGCACCAGGAACTCGCCCAGTGCCCCAACCTCTCCGTCGCCGAGAACCTCAGCCTGCACGACGTGCCCCGCACCCGCCTCGGGCTCGTTGACTTCCGCGCCATGGCCGACCGCGCCGCCGCCATGGTCCACCAACTCGACCCCGGCATCGACGTCGAAGCGCCCCTCGGCCTGCTCTCGCCCGGCCGCCGCCAGATCTGCCAGATCGCCGCGGCCCTCGACGAGCGCTCCGCCGCGTCATCCGGGCCCCGCGCCATCGTCTTCGACGAGCCCACCAGTTCCCTCTCCATCGCCGAGGCCGACCGCCTCCTCGAGGTCATCCGCGCCCTCGCCCGCCGGGGTCTGGCCATCATCTACGTCAGCCACCGCATGGGCGAGATCTTCGCCGTGTGCGACCGCGTCACCGTGCTGCGCGATGGGCGGTACGTCGCCACGACACCCGTGCGCGGGCTCGACGAGCCCACGCTCGTCGAACAGATGATCGGCCGCCGCCTTGCCACGCCCGTCCGCGCGCACCGCGCACCCACCGCCGCACCACACGCCGCGCCCGGCGCGGTCGAGGCCGCCGCCGTCCGCGCGCTCG
Coding sequences within:
- a CDS encoding substrate-binding domain-containing protein encodes the protein MTTLPTILRLATCGALGLLAAFTGACEKKSEPAPASPTTPGASAAPAAKKTITIGVIAKSESNPVFQAARTGAQDAGRELSEALAAEGVEVKIVWRTPVAEDAAVQAQYVEQLISQGVDGIAISCTNADLLTPPIDQAVGKGVVVVTFDSDAPASKRLAYYGIDDVAAGKAVMAQLAKAVGDKGGPIAILGGNQTAPNLQARIRGVRESLDTMKDKGFTLKNVYYHKETAVDGAATVQQAQTANPDIVGWAMVGGWPLFTQNALDGVADKAKVVSVDTLPEQLDYVRKGEVQALIGQDCYAWGHESVKILVDKIHHKKDPAATVIHFDLAVVTKDNVEQYAGLWEKWLGRK
- a CDS encoding ABC transporter permease yields the protein MPEAAVTPTSRPSLLRRLVAAPESGLVLVILLVMITLTVFGGTKEKRIRDADTGEWTKLTVNRFLDFENLVLVAKDASFIAIMAVGMTAVIVIGGIDLSVGSMYALAALLGALALRALQGHWLGVPPGGAIVSAGGAPLWAALPIGLGVCCLVGAACGAANGALVVGLRVHPFIITLGTMAALRGVVFVITGGLSISGMPESLSAGFFKSEVAGVYPVPLLVMLATAVAGHLVLTRLVLGRHAFGIGGNETAARYAGIPVGRVKIIVHTLCGLLAGLSACVYVGYYAAFEPNAGNGYELSVIAATVIGGASLSGGRGSALGAVLGAILIQLITNAMIILDIDSSYTSIVMGAAIVIAVVMDQTKARLSSKRA
- a CDS encoding type II secretion system protein, with the translated sequence MQSGSRARGFTLIELLVVIAIIALLIGVLLPALGKARSAARIAKCLSNVRQNGAAMMYYANDMKGWYPLIPLSGADKTAFEVGSPPGNRYLTGQHLRGGLAGFFSLNQLGQRLDDAGTTRQYPGTTIPFYPGGSPTNPSNPVMRAYLDSYAALYCPADAEDAYYGPLYPSTSNNTYAGRPRVRPQIAASETEVCSVNISYLYIAGLRTDEPKVLAVVPLFGDETNGPDISTDAFWGGGGTGGPNADLVGTTPGRFAKVDNHGVAGGNYAFTDGSASFVKDDIQSVFFERRDPSNPNAPPVGPRSINAMDPFRSSRVFTID